The Opisthocomus hoazin isolate bOpiHoa1 chromosome 18, bOpiHoa1.hap1, whole genome shotgun sequence region CAAACCTGTATCAAGTAAAAAATGTAAACTCATTGCAGTTATTTCAGAATGGACAGTTGGTCTGTTGGTGGGGGTATTTTTTGTCAGGTATGCCTATAAATGTGGATGGGGATACTAGAATATCAAGTCTTTTCTTACACAGGGACTAATAAAATCTTATCTCCTTCATTCTGTAAAACTGAGTGTTTAACGTTGCCTACTAATAATCTGGCATTTCACTTTTCATGTAGCCATTCCAGAAAACCATGAGTTTCCCACCCCAAAGGAGCCAGGGAAAAGCCTCCAGTTTTCACTGGCTGGGGAAGCTGCTTATCATTTAATCACCTGTGCTCAAAATATTTTAACCTTTGGATGTGCAGCTTGtgcattttagaaagaaaataaaaattatgggCTAGCCTTTTTGTAGTGCAGTTCCATTGACATTACTGGATCTGCATACATTTACATGCTCTGagaattcagttttgtttctcatttcttgTGTGGAAACATGGTTTGTAAATCCTGTGTGCTCTGTTGCAGTTATATGATGTCCCTCCCAAAAGAGAAAGTGATGTTTCAGAAAATGCACCTCAGAAAAAGTGCTGGGGCCATTACAATACCTTGCCAAATCCTCGAAAGTCAGAATGGATTTATGATATTCCAGTATCACCTGAAAAAACAGGATTAAAACAAAACCCTTCTGGCCATTCCTTGGAGAACCAGGTGCTGTACGATATACCACCAGCCAGGTACAATGCGCTAACAACAAATACTGAAGCCAAAGTTGTAAATCCACAATTATATGATGTTCCACCAGCACAACGGAAATTAACATTTCCGGATATCCATCTTTACGATGTTCCATCCTCACGGGACGTGCTCCTTTTGCCACAAAACGGTAGCTGTGATGTAGCCCCAAGTGTCCTGGCTCCAAAGGCTGAGAACCAGATCTCTGAAGAGAATGTTTATGATATTCCAAAAGGTTTGCCCACTGTTGTGCAGTCCaagaaagagatggaagaaaGCAGCAGTTGTTCTGGAGACCAACCACACAGTGCTCCTCCACAGCTCTCAAGAGATGCAAAATTAGAACAAGACAGATTATCTGTTTCTAGTGtggacagcagaagcagcacactCTCTACTTCCTCAGACTCTTCTGCTGAGCCTTCTTCTATGTCATCATCAGAAGAGCCTGCCAAAGAAATTAAACTGGACCTTGACGTAGCCACAGAGACACTGACTAGGTTGCAGCATGGTGTATCCAGCTCAGTTGCAAGTTTAATGATCTTTGTGAGTAGTAAATGGAGATTACAGGAACACCTAGAGAAAAGCATTGAAGAAATCCATAGAGCAGTCGATCACATAAAAGTGTCACTGGGAGAATTCTTGGCCTTTGCTCAAGTCATAAAGGTGAATGCCTCTCACCTCACTGATAACAACCTTCAGGCCAGAATTAAAAAACAGCTAGAAATTCTTATGAACTCATCCAAAATTTTAACAGAAACAAGAGAAGCTTTAAACAACTGCAAATGGTCACTAGAGGCTTTGGTCCTCAGGAAACCTCAGAACAACCCAGATGACCTTGATCGCTTTGTTATGGTAGCCCGCACAATTCCAGATGATATCAAGAGGTTTGTATCTATCATCATTGCCAATGGAAAGCTCCTCTTCAGAAAGaatgagaaggagaaagaaaggaagcaatCAGAAGTGAACCCAGAATACAAAATGGCAAAACAAATCATAGTGCCAAGAAGAGAAATAGACTCACTTCAGAGAAATACTCCTGGGAAACCCAACCAAAGTCAGGTCTCTTCTgacaaaccaaaagaaaatgcCACTGAGAACTGTGATTATGTTCAGTTACAGGTTAGTATAACTGGATTTTAATACATATACTCTCAATTGTCTGCAGATACTAAGCTATTAGCAGTATTTTGTCTTTGCATTAGTGCCAAGTTCAGTTTGCACTACTTCCTATTTTCCAGACTTTATGTGAATTCAGGATTTTGTTAGAGTGCTAGACGGCACATGTAGAATCATCAGTAATTTTAAGCAATAAAGAGAACTGGCATCTGAGAATCtacccaggcaggcaggcaggcagccagccagccagcactgAGAAAAGATTTTTAGCTTGCCCGTTTAAATTAATTTGCGAGACAGCTTTTAGCGGGGGGTTAgcaatttgtttcttctcttttaactAGTAGTTCTCTCCTTGCCCtagtacattttttttgtttgtttgactttGGCATGACTATACAAGAGATGTTAACTTTCTAACTTGAGGTGTACTGGAAAGCATGCTTTCGTATAAAATTTTGATTTAACAAATTAAACTCTTACTGTGAATTATCAAATTCATTTGTTAGAATAATTTTGGATGTTTGTTAGAATCATTCTCCTTAGAATTACTGAAATGCCTACTAAGAATATAACTCTCTTGCTTTCCCAAATAAATGCTGGCTTGTCCTTAGAATTTAGGAGATGTTTTGTTGATGCTGATTTCAGTCTTGGATCTTGCAGGATCAGGCACTAAATTTTTAGTAGGAAAAAACCTACAGCTGCTTCTAATAAATGTACCACTGTTATCCATAACATGAAGGCTGTATAGGAAGTAGTTGTTTCcccctgaaataaaagaaaaacacctttatatttaaatattttatgtaaacaATTTcaactttgctttcattttgatttgtaaTAGGCACAGAAAATCATTTCAGGTAAAGAAGTAGCAAAGAAGAGTACAGATTCAAAACCAAAGGtatttctgattttgaaaactATTACTTACAAGGACTTCTAGTTCCTGATTTCTGTGCTTgctaaaattcaaaataattcacATTTGGACACATGTATCTATACATTGAGATCTATTTGTTTTCTCATAGTTCATTTTCCTGAACTAGTTCTTAGAATTACTGCTGAAAACCTGTGCAAAACATTTATGTTCCTCAAATGTAACAAACCACTCCAATTTAAAGTCATACTATTTATCTGCTTGCCTTTGTGTATCATTTGGTATAAGGCTGTGAGAGTTAGTATTTCAAAATATCTTACAATGCAGTGGTAGAAGGATTGACTCTCTTGTTATTGTACAGTTTTAATCATTCATAACCCTCGCGAAGTCAGCACCATTAAAGACCAAGTCTGAACGTTCTGTACTATCTGAAAGCCTGAAGTCCAGACTGTAGAAAGGATTGATGTTCAGCTACAGCACTTTGTGGGCTATCCATTATTAAAATCGTGTCCAGTGAAATGTGTTGAGGGAAAAAAGGCAATTGGGAGAAAATACCACTTTGAAGTCCAGTACTTTACGGAAAGAGAAATGATTATAAAAGACTCGTGGGCTGGGGAAATTTGGAGACTATTAACTAACAAAACTCCCTGTAAGTGAAGAAACACATGAAGAATATAGGGTAGAGCAAGTGAAGAAACAGTCAGTGTGCCACCAAGctgagtctatttttttttttaacccttttccaGGTTTTGCCATCTGCAAAAAAGACTGTAATTCAAAGCAAGCAGGACTCTGCAAAGAAAATCACTCTCCCAGAACACTGTAAGCTGTATTTCAGTGCAATTCACAAGGCAATTGGTGTATTTACTAATAGTCTGAGCAACAACCAGCCACCCGAAGTCTTCATATCCCACAGCAAATTGATCATTATGGTGGGACAAAAGCTAGTGGATTCTCTCTGCCAGGAAACTCAAGAAAGGGATGCTCGGAACGACAttctccacagcagcagctggttttgcagCCTCTTGAAGAATCTGGCTCTCGCCACCAAAAATGCTGCAATACAATATCCAAACGCAGATGCCATGAGGGAACTTCAGGAGCAAACCGAGGAGCTGTCGAAGTACACCCAGCAGTTTAGAGCAATGATGGAATGAAAGACAAATTGGCTGCTTTTACAAATTCTCCATTGTTCTGATTCTCTCTTCGCTCCTTGGTTGTGTGGCAGCCAAGGGGAGCAAACGCAGCTCAGCAACACCAGCTCTCAGTCACccctcagagctcctgccaggcAGTTCCCTGCATGCTGCTGCGCTTTTAGCAGGTGAAGAAGACCCACACAACAGCAGATGCAGAAGAGGAGTTGTAGAATTAAATCTGTACTTTCTTCTCCCTTGTTCAGATCCTGCCTGGAAATATAATCATCTTAGTGGCTGGGCAGGAATGTTTGCTGTGTATTagagcaaaattattttattatctgattgatttcttattttttaatttctgtatagGTCAGATAAATAtatttcccccattttttttttatattcaggtATGTAAAATCTCTCTTTAAATTCTGCCACACAATGTTCTGTAAGTTGTTATGATATCCCATCATCAATTGTTTCTTGAGGACTTTACTTAAAAATTtgtaattacaattttttttttttgtttaaacagatGCAAagctaatttttgtttttaatgtacaACTGTGATGAATGTATTACAGGACAAAATCTAGCAGGTACTACACCTAGCCTAGATGTTAATGGGAAATGCTCCAGCTGGTACCTgagcacagaagaaaaac contains the following coding sequences:
- the CASS4 gene encoding cas scaffolding protein family member 4 isoform X1, producing MKVNNTLAKALYDNKAECSDELAFRKGDILTVLDQNVIGSEGWWKCSLHGRQGLAPANRLQLLAASQALLLPLSTRSGSAESPVGQQNIYQVPSIPKPTVLSSAYEKMEGWVKSPARVSALPAQGIYQVPALAAQLLSERTQSSTNQHLLTLPRACWASVPNIRSEVYDVPSTQRRESLLTQSGATPPTARKGSVLVGSTECFQEEQKQLYNIPSSPEKAGAVIQKNSPTGNLYDVPPKRESDVSENAPQKKCWGHYNTLPNPRKSEWIYDIPVSPEKTGLKQNPSGHSLENQVLYDIPPARYNALTTNTEAKVVNPQLYDVPPAQRKLTFPDIHLYDVPSSRDVLLLPQNGSCDVAPSVLAPKAENQISEENVYDIPKGLPTVVQSKKEMEESSSCSGDQPHSAPPQLSRDAKLEQDRLSVSSVDSRSSTLSTSSDSSAEPSSMSSSEEPAKEIKLDLDVATETLTRLQHGVSSSVASLMIFVSSKWRLQEHLEKSIEEIHRAVDHIKVSLGEFLAFAQVIKVNASHLTDNNLQARIKKQLEILMNSSKILTETREALNNCKWSLEALVLRKPQNNPDDLDRFVMVARTIPDDIKRFVSIIIANGKLLFRKNEKEKERKQSEVNPEYKMAKQIIVPRREIDSLQRNTPGKPNQSQVSSDKPKENATENCDYVQLQAQKIISGKEVAKKSTDSKPKVLPSAKKTVIQSKQDSAKKITLPEHCKLYFSAIHKAIGVFTNSLSNNQPPEVFISHSKLIIMVGQKLVDSLCQETQERDARNDILHSSSWFCSLLKNLALATKNAAIQYPNADAMRELQEQTEELSKYTQQFRAMME
- the CASS4 gene encoding cas scaffolding protein family member 4 isoform X2 — translated: MKVNNTLAKALYDNKAECSDELAFRKGDILTVLDQNVIGSEGWWKCSLHGRQGLAPANRLQLLAASQALLLPLSTRSGSAESPVGQQNIYQVPSIPKPTVLSSAYEKMEGWVKSPARVSALPAQGIYQVPALAAQLLSERTQSSTNQHLLTLPRACWASVPNIRSEVYDVPSTQRRESLLTQSGATPPTARKGSVLVGSTECFQEEQKQLYNIPSSPEKAGAVIQKNSPTGNLYDVPPKRESDVSENAPQKKCWGHYNTLPNPRKSEWIYDIPVSPEKTGLKQNPSGHSLENQVLYDIPPARYNALTTNTEAKVVNPQLYDVPPAQRKLTFPDIHLYDVPSSRDVLLLPQNGSCDVAPSVLAPKAENQISEENVYDIPKGLPTVVQSKKEMEESSSCSGDQPHSAPPQLSRDAKLEQDRLSVSSVDSRSSTLSTSSDSSAEPSSMSSSEEPAKEIKLDLDVATETLTRLQHGVSSSVASLMIFVSSKWRLQEHLEKSIEEIHRAVDHIKVSLGEFLAFAQVIKVNASHLTDNNLQARIKKQLEILMNSSKILTETREALNNCKWSLEALVLRKPQNNPDDLDRFVMVARTIPDDIKRFVSIIIANGKLLFRKNEKEKERKQSEVNPEYKMAKQIIVPRREIDSLQRNTPGKPNQSQVSSDKPKENATENCDYVQLQVLPSAKKTVIQSKQDSAKKITLPEHCKLYFSAIHKAIGVFTNSLSNNQPPEVFISHSKLIIMVGQKLVDSLCQETQERDARNDILHSSSWFCSLLKNLALATKNAAIQYPNADAMRELQEQTEELSKYTQQFRAMME